In one window of Gossypium arboreum isolate Shixiya-1 chromosome 4, ASM2569848v2, whole genome shotgun sequence DNA:
- the LOC108460879 gene encoding probable E3 ubiquitin-protein ligase ARI2 — protein sequence MEDCASSDEDYYDSSDRDSLDGLENEDSDLQWAPSRGPTTKVITKESLLAAQREDLRRVMEMLSLREYHARTLLIHYRWDVEKLLAVLVEKGKADLFSEAGVSVVESEDTVTPLSSSSTAMCDICIEELPGAKMTKMDCGHAFCNDCWTEHFVVKINEGQSKRIRCMAHKCNAICDEAVVRNLVGKRHPDLAEKFDRFLLESYIEDNRMVKWCPSTPHCGNAIRVEDDEFCEVECSCGVQFCFSCLSEAHSPCSCMMWELWMKKCRDESETVNWITVHTKPCPKCHKPVEKNGGCNLVSCICGQAFCWLCGGATGRDHTWSRIAGHSCGRYIEDREKKTERAKRDLYRYMHYHNRYKAHTDSFKLESKLKETILEKVSISEERESRLRDFSWVTNGLCRLFRSRRVLSYSYPFAFYMFGEELFKDEMTNEEREIKQHLFEDQQQQLEANVEKLSKFLEEPFDQYTDDKVMEIRMQVINLSVIIDSLCKKMYECIENDLLGSLQRNTHNIAPYKSKGIEKASELAVCWNGKASTTTGKCHPSDCGTSGKRDRSFSFGTSDDKGCPSPKQPKKESYGGGFFDLNLPAEVLDRN from the exons ATGGAGGATTGTGCGAGCAGCGATGAAGATTACTACGATTCTTCCGATCGAGATTCCCTCGACGGTCTCGAGAATGAGGATTCCGATTTACAGTGGGCCCCTTCAAGGGGTCCCACTACCAAG GTTATTACTAAGGAATCACTTTTAGCTGCTCAG AGGGAGGATTTACGGAGAGTAATGGAGATGCTATCTCTTAGGGAGTACCATGCTCGGACTCTACTAATTCATTACCGGTGGGATGTTGAGAAATTGCTTGCCGTACTTGTGGAGAAGGGAAAAGCGGACTTGTTCTCTGAAGCAGGTGTTTCTGTTGTTGAGAGTGAGGATACAGTGACACCACTGTCATCTTCATCTACAGCAATGTGTGACATATGCATAGAGGAGTTACCTGGTGCTAAGATGACGAAAATGGACTGCGGCCATGCCTTTTGCAATGACT GTTGGACAGAACATTTTGTTGTGAAGATAAATGAGGGTCAAAGTAAGCGCATAAGGTGCATGGCACATAAGTGCAATGCTATTTGTGATGAAGCTGTTGTTAGAAATCTAGTTGGTAAAAGGCATCCTGATCTAGCGGAGAAATTTGATCGTTTTCTTCTCGAGTCATACATTGAAGATAATAGGATGGTTAAATGGTGCCCTAGTACTCCTCATTGTGGAAATGCAATACGTGTTGaggatgatgaattttgtgaggtAGAGTGTTCTTGTGGTGTACAGTTTTGTTTCAGTTGCTTATCAGAAGCACACTCGCCATGTTCATGCATGATGTGGGAACTTTGGATGAAGAAGTGCCGAGATGAATCAGAAACAGTCAATTGGATCACTGTTCATACAAAGCCTTGTCCGAAGTGCCACAAACCTGTGGAGAAGAATGGTGGGTGTAATCTGGTGAGCTGTATCTGCGGACAAGCATTTTG TTGGCTGTGTGGTGGTGCTACTGGACGGGACCATACTTGGTCAAGAATTGCTGGTCACAGCTGTGGTCGCTACATAGAAGATCGTGAGAAAAAGACTGAACGAGCAAAACGAGATCTTTATCGGTATATGCACTATCATAACCGTTATAAAGCTCATACAGATTCCTTTAAGCTTGAGAGTAAACTCAAGGAGACTATACTGGAGAAGGTATCAATTTCGGAAGAAAGGGAATCCAGACTTAGAGATTTCAGCTGGGTAACTAATGGACTCTGTAGACTTTTCAGATCAAGGCGTGTTCTTTCATATTCATACCCATTTGCCTTCTACATGTTTGGAGAAGAACTATTCAAGGATGAGATGACAAATGAGGAAAGGGAAATAAAACAGCATCTATTTGAGGATCAGCAGCAGCAACTTGAGGCAAATGTTGAGAaactttctaagtttttggaagaGCCCTTTGATCAATATACTGATGATAAAGTTATGGAGATACGAATGCAAGTAATCAATCTTTCTGTGATCATTGATTCCCTTTGTAAGAAAAT GTATGAGTGCATTGAGAATGATTTGCTGGGTTCTCTCCAACGAAATACCCATAATATCGCTCCATACAAATCCAAGGGCATTGAGAAAGCATCAGAGCTTGCTGTCTGTTGGAATGGTAAAGCCAGTACTACTACTGGTAAATGCCATCCCTCAGATTGTGGCACTAGCG GCAAACGTGACCGATCTTTCAGCTTTGGGACTTCAGACGACAAAGGTTGCCCATCACCAAAGCAACCTAAGAAGGAAAGTTATGGAGGTGGTTTCTTTGATCTCAACTTGCCAGCAGAAGTTCTTGACAGGAATTGA